One segment of Paenibacillus sp. FSL R7-0337 DNA contains the following:
- a CDS encoding general stress protein, with product MDSTGTQAYAKLLENGVQAIEEVNRLRSSGYTREDLYVISHDEDREGRIVDAADSNEVGLSEEGLFGAIANLFRSRGDALRFKITSLGFSAAEAAFYEKELDTGKVLVIAKRNPQ from the coding sequence ATGGATTCAACTGGTACACAGGCTTATGCCAAGCTGCTGGAGAACGGCGTTCAGGCAATAGAAGAAGTGAATCGGCTCCGTAGCAGCGGCTACACCAGAGAGGATCTTTATGTGATCAGTCATGATGAAGACCGCGAAGGACGTATCGTAGACGCCGCAGATTCTAATGAAGTGGGGCTGAGCGAAGAAGGGCTGTTCGGTGCCATTGCCAACCTCTTCCGTTCGCGTGGCGACGCTTTACGCTTCAAGATTACTTCACTGGGCTTCAGCGCAGCGGAGGCGGCCTTTTATGAGAAAGAGCTTGATACAGGCAAGGTTCTGGTCATTGCCAAAAGAAACCCACAATAA
- a CDS encoding DUF948 domain-containing protein: MIIELSVALAAIAFAVLVFFLIKTLKSAKDSLDKVSQTLQEVQKTIDELTYEVKTTVRHANDITADVQGKIQKIDPIVDSVKNLGDVMNELTLTVKQVSVTVIEKFRKSRELKDKAKSVSIAEAPLTPAEERTVQSYEAVSSSKSKGKVATALKGVDAAAAIWQKFRH; encoded by the coding sequence ATGATCATTGAACTTAGCGTAGCACTGGCTGCTATTGCCTTTGCAGTACTCGTATTCTTCTTAATCAAAACCTTGAAATCAGCGAAGGACTCGCTCGACAAGGTCAGCCAGACGCTGCAGGAGGTTCAGAAGACTATCGATGAGCTTACCTATGAAGTGAAAACAACAGTCCGGCATGCCAATGACATCACTGCCGATGTCCAGGGCAAAATTCAGAAGATTGACCCGATCGTGGATTCCGTGAAGAATCTGGGCGATGTCATGAACGAGCTGACATTGACCGTGAAGCAGGTATCGGTAACGGTAATCGAGAAATTCCGTAAATCACGTGAACTGAAGGATAAGGCAAAATCCGTATCTATCGCAGAAGCCCCGTTAACACCAGCCGAGGAGAGAACTGTACAATCCTATGAGGCAGTGAGTTCAAGCAAATCTAAGGGCAAGGTTGCTACAGCCCTCAAAGGCGTGGATGCAGCCGCCGCGATCTGGCAGAAATTCCGCCACTAA
- a CDS encoding DUF1328 domain-containing protein: protein MLRWSIILLVVALIAGIFGFFNIVAAAVGIAKVLFYIFLILFVVSLFMGRRGRSM from the coding sequence ATGCTAAGATGGTCTATAATTCTGCTGGTAGTGGCCCTGATTGCCGGTATCTTCGGATTCTTCAACATTGTGGCGGCAGCCGTCGGCATCGCCAAAGTATTGTTCTACATCTTCCTGATCCTCTTCGTGGTCTCACTCTTTATGGGACGCAGGGGACGATCAATGTAG
- a CDS encoding SH3 domain-containing C40 family peptidase: MIVSRKKFTASLWVSASLALSLGVFSPGQVFAATDSSITMLAASTGQTGIIEASVRLRTDPSTSSTVLKYLNKGDQVVILEAANSYWYKVRTAEGIVGYMSSGDSYIRLATVSAPASRTAVIQATVRVRETPATSGQVVGYLYKNDQVTILEETNSYWYKIKTANGTVGYTSSSDQYISAGASSPSAPATPAPTPVPVQTPAPVPTPAPVPVPTAGQTAVIERVIAAGMGYLGTPYEFGSSRNDTSTFDCSDFIRQIFMDAADLKLPADSRQQGDWVKQNSGVVTDVSGLKRGDLMFFMDYKGTSPSAYAGINKYTARITHVAMYLGDGKLLHTYSVSSGGVRVDNLSASWMNRFLYGGSVIR, encoded by the coding sequence ATGATCGTATCACGCAAGAAATTTACAGCATCGCTATGGGTTTCCGCTTCACTGGCATTATCCTTGGGAGTGTTCAGTCCGGGACAGGTCTTCGCTGCAACTGATTCTTCGATTACAATGCTGGCGGCGTCCACCGGGCAGACTGGCATCATTGAAGCTTCAGTCCGGCTGCGTACAGATCCGTCTACCAGCAGTACGGTACTGAAATATCTTAATAAAGGCGATCAGGTAGTTATTCTGGAAGCTGCGAACAGCTACTGGTACAAAGTAAGAACTGCAGAGGGAATTGTGGGGTATATGAGCTCGGGAGATTCCTATATCCGGTTGGCTACGGTTTCTGCACCTGCGTCCCGGACAGCGGTGATTCAGGCCACAGTCCGTGTAAGGGAGACCCCTGCAACCAGTGGTCAAGTGGTTGGATATCTCTATAAGAATGACCAGGTAACCATTCTTGAAGAGACTAACAGCTATTGGTACAAAATAAAAACGGCAAATGGGACGGTGGGTTATACAAGCTCATCCGATCAATATATTTCAGCGGGCGCTTCATCGCCGTCTGCTCCAGCCACTCCAGCTCCAACACCGGTACCTGTTCAGACACCGGCGCCTGTTCCAACACCAGCACCGGTACCTGTACCTACAGCCGGGCAGACGGCTGTGATTGAACGTGTGATCGCAGCGGGGATGGGCTATCTGGGGACGCCATATGAATTTGGCTCCAGCCGTAATGATACGAGTACCTTCGACTGCTCGGATTTCATCCGCCAGATCTTCATGGATGCAGCGGACTTGAAGCTGCCTGCCGATTCCCGGCAGCAAGGGGACTGGGTCAAGCAGAACAGTGGTGTAGTTACGGATGTATCCGGCTTGAAGCGCGGCGATTTGATGTTCTTCATGGATTATAAAGGAACTTCTCCCTCTGCGTATGCCGGAATCAATAAGTATACGGCAAGAATTACACATGTCGCCATGTATTTGGGTGACGGGAAGCTGCTGCATACCTATTCAGTAAGCTCCGGCGGTGTAAGAGTAGATAATCTTAGCGCTTCTTGGATGAACCGTTTCCTGTACGGAGGCTCGGTCATCCGCTAA
- a CDS encoding cation diffusion facilitator family transporter, which yields MTDIYEDIRKGEKGALVSIAAYVILSAFKLVCGYLFASSALLADGFNNLTDIVASLAVLIGLRISRKPPDSDHTYGHFRAETIAALMASFIMALVGIQVIVEAVRSLFGGEKATPQLWSAGVALVCAVAMMGVYIYNKRLAEQINNHALMAAAKDNFSDAIVSVGAAIGIVGAQFGLPWIDSAAAIGVGLLIIKTAWDIFRDSTYRLTDGFDEDKLLDLRSTIARTPGVEGIKDLKARVHGNHVLVDVVVEVNARMTVMEGHEISDSIEERMTKLHNIMHVQVHVEPKD from the coding sequence ATGACTGATATTTATGAAGATATTCGCAAGGGTGAAAAGGGTGCGCTGGTCAGTATCGCTGCATATGTGATTTTGTCCGCCTTTAAGCTGGTCTGCGGCTACCTGTTCGCCTCCAGTGCACTCCTGGCAGACGGTTTCAACAATCTAACCGATATTGTGGCCTCGCTGGCTGTGCTGATCGGGCTGCGCATCTCCCGGAAGCCGCCGGATTCCGATCATACCTACGGGCATTTCCGGGCCGAGACGATTGCGGCGCTGATGGCCTCTTTTATTATGGCGCTGGTGGGCATTCAGGTTATTGTGGAGGCGGTGCGTTCGCTGTTCGGGGGGGAGAAGGCCACGCCGCAGCTCTGGTCTGCCGGTGTTGCACTGGTGTGTGCCGTAGCGATGATGGGGGTATATATATATAACAAGCGCCTGGCCGAGCAAATTAATAACCATGCGCTGATGGCTGCTGCTAAGGATAATTTCTCGGATGCTATTGTAAGCGTAGGGGCCGCAATAGGGATTGTAGGAGCGCAGTTCGGACTGCCGTGGATCGATTCGGCTGCTGCCATCGGAGTCGGCTTGCTGATTATCAAGACAGCCTGGGATATTTTCCGTGATTCCACGTACCGCCTCACTGACGGCTTTGACGAAGATAAGCTGCTGGACCTGCGCAGCACCATTGCCCGGACACCAGGTGTGGAGGGCATCAAGGATTTGAAGGCCCGTGTACACGGCAATCATGTACTGGTGGATGTAGTCGTGGAGGTGAATGCCCGCATGACGGTCATGGAAGGGCATGAGATCAGCGACTCGATTGAAGAGCGGATGACCAAGCTGCATAACATCATGCATGTGCAAGTTCACGTGGAGCCCAAGGATTAA
- a CDS encoding ATP-binding cassette domain-containing protein → MISTSGVTLRYGKRALFEDVNIKFTPGNCYGLIGANGAGKSTFLKILSGEIEANIGDVHITPGERLAILKQNHFEYDEHLVLETVIMGHTRLYEIMKEKDALYAKSDFTEADGLRAGELEGEFAELNGWDAEPDAAAMLIGLGIMREMHDKKMAELSGNEKVRVLLAQALFGRPNNLLLDEPTNHLDLESIGWLENFLMDYEGTVIVVSHDRHFLNKVCTHIADIDFGKIQMYVGNYDFWYESSQLAQALQRDSNKKKEDKMKELQAFIQRFSANASKSKQATSRKKQLEKITLDDIRPSNRKYPFLNFKPEREAGKQLLTISGLTKAVDGEKLLDEVSFVVNKGDKIAFVGPYSQPKSLLFDVIMGENEADAGEYTWGVTTTQAYFPKDNSSYFDGVNMNLVEWLRQYSKDQDETFLRGFLGRMLFAGEEALKKASVLSGGEKVRCMLAKMMLNGANVLVFDEPTNHLDLESITALNNGLIDFDGTILFTSHDHQFIQTIANRIIEITPAGIIDRTMSYDEYLENPEIKEMRARMYPVEA, encoded by the coding sequence ATGATTAGCACAAGCGGCGTAACACTCCGCTACGGAAAACGCGCACTATTTGAGGACGTAAACATAAAATTCACACCCGGCAACTGTTACGGTCTGATTGGCGCGAACGGCGCCGGTAAATCGACCTTTCTAAAGATTCTGTCCGGAGAGATTGAAGCGAACATCGGCGATGTGCATATTACACCCGGTGAACGCCTGGCGATACTCAAGCAGAACCATTTCGAGTATGATGAGCATCTGGTGCTGGAGACAGTAATTATGGGCCATACCCGGCTATATGAAATTATGAAGGAGAAGGATGCTCTGTACGCTAAGAGCGACTTCACTGAAGCGGATGGACTTCGTGCGGGTGAACTTGAAGGTGAGTTCGCAGAGCTGAACGGCTGGGATGCTGAGCCTGATGCGGCTGCAATGCTGATAGGCCTTGGTATTATGCGTGAGATGCATGATAAGAAAATGGCCGAACTCAGCGGCAACGAGAAGGTCCGTGTACTGCTGGCCCAAGCTTTGTTCGGACGTCCGAACAACCTGCTGCTCGATGAGCCTACCAACCATTTGGATCTTGAATCCATTGGCTGGCTGGAGAACTTCCTCATGGACTACGAAGGCACTGTTATCGTGGTATCCCATGACCGTCACTTCCTGAACAAGGTATGCACGCATATTGCGGACATTGATTTCGGCAAAATCCAGATGTATGTCGGTAACTACGACTTCTGGTATGAGTCCAGCCAATTGGCCCAGGCCCTGCAGCGCGACTCGAACAAGAAGAAGGAAGACAAGATGAAGGAGCTGCAAGCCTTCATTCAGCGCTTCTCGGCCAACGCCTCGAAATCGAAGCAGGCGACTTCCCGTAAGAAGCAGCTCGAGAAGATTACCCTGGATGACATCCGTCCGTCCAACCGTAAATACCCGTTCCTGAACTTCAAGCCGGAGCGTGAAGCCGGCAAGCAGCTGCTTACGATTAGCGGCCTGACCAAGGCTGTGGACGGCGAGAAGCTGCTGGATGAAGTCAGCTTTGTAGTCAACAAAGGAGATAAAATCGCTTTTGTAGGACCGTATTCCCAGCCTAAATCCCTGCTGTTCGATGTGATTATGGGCGAGAATGAAGCAGATGCGGGCGAGTACACTTGGGGAGTGACAACCACCCAGGCGTATTTCCCGAAGGATAACTCCAGCTACTTTGACGGGGTGAACATGAACCTGGTGGAGTGGCTGCGCCAGTATTCCAAGGATCAGGACGAAACATTCCTGCGCGGTTTCCTGGGCCGGATGCTGTTCGCCGGCGAAGAAGCACTGAAGAAGGCAAGCGTATTGTCCGGGGGCGAGAAGGTCCGCTGTATGCTGGCCAAGATGATGCTGAACGGGGCGAACGTGCTTGTGTTCGATGAGCCTACCAATCACTTGGACCTGGAATCGATCACCGCGCTCAATAACGGCCTGATTGACTTTGACGGCACGATCCTGTTCACCTCCCATGACCATCAGTTCATCCAGACGATCGCCAACCGCATCATTGAGATTACTCCGGCTGGCATCATTGACCGTACGATGAGCTATGACGAGTATCTGGAGAACCCGGAGATCAAGGAAATGCGGGCCCGGATGTACCCTGTTGAGGCTTAA
- a CDS encoding MBL fold metallo-hydrolase, whose translation MAKIRYNNIDNVSTDKTLKEFRQWREDRRRKKKDYTYKVPNHPPRLDYLAGNRLETTITWIGHSTFFLQYEGLNIITDPIWARRLGFEKRIGQPGIPLADIPPIDLILISHSHYDHLHIASIRKLYRAGTTIVVPAGLKRKMLRKGFPNCQEMQWWQEITLGAVKLTFVPTQHWTRRTPFDTNSSHWGGYVLQPSDPQKHPEGEEGKAQHKLLPPNLYFAGDSGFFPGFKEIGRRFKLHVALMPIGAYEPEWFMNSQHVNPEEAVQAFLDVGAELMIPMHFGTFRLADDTAREALDRMEQARVAQGLGEERIHTLGYGETLVVQPEERPAEK comes from the coding sequence ATGGCCAAAATACGTTATAACAACATCGACAATGTCAGCACCGATAAAACGCTTAAGGAATTCCGCCAATGGCGTGAGGACCGCCGCAGGAAAAAGAAGGATTACACCTATAAAGTGCCGAATCATCCGCCGCGCCTCGACTATTTGGCCGGGAACCGGCTGGAGACGACGATAACGTGGATTGGTCACTCCACTTTTTTTCTGCAATACGAAGGGCTTAATATCATCACTGACCCGATATGGGCGCGGCGGCTGGGCTTCGAGAAGCGGATCGGTCAGCCGGGCATTCCGCTCGCGGATATCCCGCCCATCGACCTGATCCTGATCTCCCATTCCCACTATGATCATCTGCATATCGCGTCCATCCGCAAGCTGTACCGGGCAGGAACAACCATTGTGGTGCCTGCCGGGCTTAAGCGCAAAATGCTCCGCAAAGGCTTCCCTAACTGCCAGGAAATGCAGTGGTGGCAGGAGATTACGCTGGGCGCCGTCAAGCTGACGTTTGTCCCGACCCAGCACTGGACGCGAAGAACGCCGTTCGATACGAATTCCTCGCACTGGGGCGGTTATGTGCTTCAGCCGTCAGACCCGCAGAAGCACCCGGAGGGGGAGGAGGGCAAGGCGCAGCATAAGCTGCTTCCGCCAAACCTCTATTTTGCCGGAGACAGCGGCTTCTTCCCGGGCTTCAAGGAGATCGGCAGACGCTTCAAGCTGCATGTGGCGCTGATGCCGATTGGTGCTTATGAACCTGAATGGTTCATGAACTCTCAGCATGTGAATCCCGAGGAGGCCGTGCAGGCCTTCCTTGATGTAGGCGCAGAGCTGATGATACCGATGCACTTCGGAACCTTCAGGCTAGCCGATGATACCGCGCGCGAAGCGCTGGACCGGATGGAGCAGGCTAGGGTGGCGCAGGGGCTTGGTGAGGAGCGTATCCATACTTTGGGCTATGGGGAGACGCTGGTTGTCCAGCCCGAGGAACGCCCGGCGGAGAAATAA
- a CDS encoding virulence factor — MKITFIEPTPSPNTMKLHLDESLAPGIRRTYTPESRRSAPSWAQEMLEIPGVTSIYHAADFAALERKGSADWAAILREVQNRFGADGLSAEYSLGDENDGTHYGESQVFVQMFRGIPIQIRVKTGAKEERIALSSRFTQAVTDVASAVMIKERKLSDYGVRYGEPPEIAREVEQELEAAYPQERLDSLVQQAIAHGAAGEFVEQRHKKEQAELLRDLQDADWRVRYAALEDLAPGEQLLPELRAALHDPKLQIRRLAVVYLGDIRTPGAMELLYEAMKDSAPAVRRTAGDTLSDIGDPAATPVMTASLSDASKLVRWRAARFLYEVGTAEAQNALSVAAEDPEFEVGLQAKMALERILSGEEAAGTVWQQMSERRRS; from the coding sequence ATGAAGATTACATTTATTGAACCGACACCGAGTCCAAATACCATGAAGCTTCATCTGGACGAAAGCCTTGCCCCCGGTATCCGCCGGACCTACACCCCGGAGTCCCGGCGCTCCGCCCCTTCCTGGGCGCAGGAGATGCTGGAGATTCCGGGCGTCACCAGTATTTATCATGCCGCTGACTTCGCTGCGCTGGAGCGCAAGGGCAGTGCCGACTGGGCAGCGATTCTGCGCGAGGTCCAGAACCGCTTCGGGGCGGACGGCCTCAGCGCAGAGTACAGTCTCGGCGATGAGAATGACGGTACCCACTACGGGGAGTCCCAGGTCTTCGTGCAGATGTTCCGCGGCATCCCGATTCAGATCCGCGTCAAGACCGGCGCGAAGGAGGAGCGCATCGCCCTCTCCAGCCGCTTCACCCAGGCGGTGACCGATGTGGCCAGCGCCGTGATGATCAAAGAGCGCAAGCTCAGCGATTACGGCGTGCGCTACGGCGAGCCGCCGGAGATTGCCCGTGAGGTCGAGCAGGAGCTGGAGGCGGCGTATCCGCAGGAACGCCTCGACTCCCTCGTGCAGCAGGCCATCGCGCACGGGGCTGCCGGCGAGTTCGTCGAGCAGCGGCACAAGAAAGAGCAGGCCGAGCTGCTGCGAGACCTGCAGGATGCGGATTGGCGCGTGCGCTACGCCGCGCTGGAGGATCTGGCGCCGGGCGAGCAGCTCCTGCCGGAGCTGCGGGCAGCGCTGCACGACCCCAAGCTGCAGATTCGCAGATTGGCTGTCGTGTACCTGGGCGACATCCGCACGCCAGGTGCGATGGAGCTGCTCTATGAGGCGATGAAGGACAGCGCCCCGGCCGTGCGGCGCACAGCCGGGGACACGCTCTCCGACATCGGCGACCCGGCGGCGACGCCGGTGATGACGGCGTCGCTGAGTGATGCCAGCAAGCTGGTGCGCTGGCGGGCGGCACGCTTCCTCTACGAAGTCGGGACCGCTGAGGCCCAGAACGCGCTTAGCGTTGCTGCCGAAGACCCCGAATTCGAGGTCGGGCTTCAGGCCAAGATGGCGCTGGAACGGATTCTGTCCGGCGAAGAGGCGGCGGGCACCGTCTGGCAGCAGATGTCAGAGCGCCGGCGGAGCTGA